The Ketogulonicigenium vulgare WSH-001 genome includes a region encoding these proteins:
- a CDS encoding Spo0J and enkurin domain-containing protein → MATAVQKITLSSSRDIPFNKLVLSQSNVRRVKAGISVEELAESIARRGLIQSLHVRPVVDAEGKETGMFEVPAGGRRFRALELLVKQKRLAKIAPVPCVVSEASADLLIDEVSLAENIERAPLHPLDQFRAFHAMREKGMTEEAIAAAFFVDAKVVKQRLRLVSVSPALLDIYAEDGMTLEQLMAFTVSSDHARQEQVWEAIKDGWQKEPYHIRRLLTETTVRAADKRAVFVGIAAYEEAGGCVLRDLFQQDDGGWLQDPVLLDRLVGEKLKAEAEAIAAEGWKWIEVAITFPYGHDHGLRQIVGTTVDLSEEERATREALRDEYDRLEAEYGEADELPDEIDARLGEIEQALETFERRPMTFEPEQIGMAGVFISIDTDGALLIERGYVRAEDETPAEPEAEIIDPETGEVIQRAEPEVSRMHAVITLGGQPVETEEEDEADTIKPLPDRLVSELTAHRTLALRDAVAVNPHVAMTALLHRLVMDRFMPHSSKGCLEAQVRKVDLPAQAEDLRDSASAKAIADRHERWGDHVPADDAALWDWLTDLDDGSRMDLLAHCVSYGINALYEKPNPHSGTGVSQHGLNIRLSQADRLARSTGLDMVVVGWRPTVGNYLGRVTKPRILEAVREGAGDRAADLIGHLKKGDMAKEAERLLAETGWLPEPLRMVDDGIEVDPTSGAAAEVDDLPDFLSSDGEDDPADDEEEQHMVAAE, encoded by the coding sequence ATGGCCACTGCCGTTCAGAAGATCACGCTGTCGTCCTCGCGCGACATTCCCTTCAACAAGCTGGTGCTCAGCCAGTCCAACGTCCGGCGCGTCAAGGCCGGGATCTCGGTCGAGGAACTGGCCGAGTCCATCGCCCGTCGCGGCCTGATCCAGTCCCTGCATGTCCGCCCGGTCGTGGATGCCGAGGGGAAGGAAACCGGCATGTTCGAGGTGCCCGCCGGCGGTCGCCGTTTCCGCGCGCTGGAACTGCTGGTCAAGCAGAAGCGCCTCGCCAAAATTGCGCCGGTTCCGTGTGTGGTGTCGGAGGCCAGCGCCGATCTGCTGATCGACGAGGTTTCGCTCGCCGAGAACATCGAGCGTGCTCCGCTGCATCCGCTGGATCAGTTCCGCGCTTTCCATGCCATGCGCGAAAAGGGCATGACCGAGGAAGCCATCGCCGCCGCGTTCTTCGTGGATGCCAAGGTGGTGAAGCAGCGCCTGCGTCTGGTTTCGGTCTCACCGGCATTGCTCGACATCTATGCCGAGGACGGCATGACGCTGGAACAGCTCATGGCCTTCACCGTCAGTTCTGACCATGCGCGTCAGGAGCAAGTCTGGGAAGCGATCAAGGATGGCTGGCAGAAGGAACCCTACCACATCCGGCGCTTGCTGACCGAAACCACGGTCCGCGCCGCCGACAAGCGGGCAGTGTTTGTCGGAATTGCCGCCTATGAGGAGGCTGGCGGCTGCGTGCTGCGCGATCTCTTTCAGCAGGACGATGGTGGCTGGCTGCAAGATCCGGTGCTGCTCGACCGGCTGGTGGGCGAAAAACTGAAGGCCGAGGCCGAAGCCATCGCCGCAGAGGGCTGGAAGTGGATCGAGGTCGCCATCACCTTTCCCTACGGTCACGATCATGGCCTTCGTCAGATTGTCGGCACTACGGTCGATCTGAGCGAAGAGGAACGCGCCACCCGCGAGGCATTGCGTGACGAATATGACCGGCTCGAAGCAGAATATGGCGAGGCTGACGAACTGCCTGACGAGATCGACGCCCGCCTCGGTGAGATCGAACAGGCGCTGGAAACCTTCGAGCGCCGCCCGATGACCTTCGAGCCGGAACAGATCGGCATGGCGGGTGTCTTCATCAGCATCGACACCGATGGCGCATTGCTGATCGAACGCGGGTATGTTCGCGCCGAGGACGAAACGCCTGCGGAACCGGAGGCTGAGATCATTGACCCGGAAACCGGCGAGGTGATCCAGCGGGCTGAACCGGAGGTGAGCCGCATGCATGCGGTTATCACGCTGGGCGGCCAGCCGGTCGAAACGGAGGAGGAAGACGAGGCCGACACCATCAAGCCGCTGCCCGATCGTCTGGTCAGCGAACTGACCGCGCATCGCACGCTGGCGCTGCGGGATGCGGTGGCGGTGAACCCGCATGTCGCCATGACGGCACTGCTCCACCGACTGGTCATGGATCGCTTCATGCCGCATTCCAGCAAAGGATGCCTCGAAGCGCAGGTCCGAAAAGTGGATCTGCCCGCACAGGCCGAAGATCTGCGCGATAGCGCCTCAGCCAAGGCCATTGCAGACCGGCACGAACGCTGGGGCGATCATGTCCCGGCAGACGATGCCGCTCTCTGGGATTGGCTGACCGATCTGGACGATGGTTCGCGCATGGATCTGCTCGCCCATTGCGTCAGCTACGGTATCAACGCGCTCTATGAAAAGCCCAACCCCCATAGCGGCACGGGCGTCAGTCAGCACGGGCTGAACATCCGCTTGTCACAAGCTGATCGGCTGGCCCGTTCGACCGGCCTCGACATGGTGGTCGTGGGCTGGCGGCCTACAGTTGGCAATTATCTAGGCCGCGTGACCAAGCCGCGTATCCTTGAAGCTGTGCGCGAAGGGGCCGGAGACCGGGCCGCCGATCTGATCGGGCACCTCAAGAAGGGCGACATGGCCAAGGAAGCCGAACGCCTACTGGCCGAGACTGGCTGGCTGCCTGAGCCGCTGCGCATGGTGGACGATGGTATCGAAGTCGATCCGACATCGGGCGCTGCGGCGGAAGTCGACGATCTGCCCGATTTCCTCTCCAGCGATGGCGAGGACGACCCGGCTGACGACGAGGAAGAACAGCATATGGTCGCTGCTGAATAG
- a CDS encoding strawberry notch-like NTP hydrolase domain-containing protein, whose translation MNMVFPVANPVTPLAAAPAILAAANLLLPHLERGQRVDAVTLRGAMETAFGASDATGAWDWKLAYEACEVATVLFLRKYGKALFRKAASPAARISVLAKIAGLLPTQTRRSEESQNFQQFSTPVPLGLAALTAAAITPDDRVLEPSAGTGLLAILAQTIGGSLILNELADTRADLLAQLFPAFAVTRFDAAQINDHLAADAVPSVVLMNPPFSVMANVSGRVADAAYRHVASALARLAPGGRLVTITGAGFGPEAPAWRDAFIRLQARGRVVFTAAVDGAVYATHGTTIDTRLTVIDKLPADDPASFPTSPGIAPDIAKLIGWIEAHVPQRSPVSLPKIVASAPTAAPKTVRGYLARAIAARPAAAPANDPEGVELAYETVDWTPPEGARLSDAIYEEYALQSLRIAGAQPHPTKLVQSAAMASVAPPKPSYRPILPADICARLSDAQLETVIYAGEAHADHLAGAWTVDEHFDNVSAAPEDAEGSIRFRRGFMLGDGTGAGKGRQSAAIILDNWLRGRRKAIWISKSDKLIEDAQRDWSALGMERLLVTPLSRFPQGAKITLSEGILFTTYATLRSDDRGEKVSRVKQIVEWLGADFDGVIVFDESHSMQNAGGGKGERGDVAASQQGRAGLRLQHALPDARVVYVSATGATTVHNLAYAQRLGLWGSDDFPFQTRAEFVEAIEAGGVAAMEVLARDLRSLGLYTARSLSYDGVGYELIEHQLTEEQRHIYDSYAAAFAVIHGNLDAAMEAANITGSEGTLNRQAKSAARSAFESTKQRFFGHLLTSMKTPTLIRSIEADLEAGLAAVIQIVSTGEALMERRLSEIPTEEWNDISVDVTPREYVGSYLQHSFPVQLYEPFSDGEGNLSSRPVFRDGQPVECREAVARRDEMLEQLGSLPPVPGALDQIVQRFGTDIVAEVTGRSRRIVRKGDGASARLAVENRAPSANLAETSAFMDDQKRVLVFSDAGGTGRSYHAELSAKNQRLRVHYLLEPGWKADAAIQGLGRTNRTNQAQPPLFRPIATDVKAEKRFLSTIARRLDTLGAITRGQRQTGGQGLFCPEDNLESAYARDALRQLYLLIVRGKVEGCSLERFESATGLKLMDSTGIKDELPPITTFLNRLLALTIELQGILFSAFEQLLQARIDGAIASGTYDMGLETLKAESFIVTDRQVIHTHPGTGAETRLLTLTERKRNQPVTLDAVLAELDDPRARLLINERSGRAAVQITTTSVMLDDGEIERRVRLIRPMEAMNIPVRAMGETHWIEAGRAAFTAAWKAELAEVPEFTDSILHMVTGLLLPIWKRLPQDSSRVYRLQTDEGERIIGRRVSPAWAANASASGVTRSLTPDAAYAALIEGRTILDLAEGLQLRRVRVMGANRIELTGFTDAMRDRLRAYGLFSEIISWKLRFFVPVDATGPEITGKLLDRFPVERIGEREAA comes from the coding sequence ATGAACATGGTTTTCCCTGTGGCCAATCCGGTCACGCCGCTGGCGGCTGCGCCCGCGATCCTGGCTGCGGCCAATCTTCTGCTCCCCCATCTCGAACGCGGCCAGCGCGTCGATGCCGTGACCTTGCGCGGTGCTATGGAAACGGCCTTCGGCGCGTCCGATGCCACAGGCGCCTGGGACTGGAAGCTGGCCTATGAGGCCTGCGAAGTCGCTACCGTTCTCTTCCTGCGCAAATACGGAAAGGCGCTTTTCCGTAAAGCCGCGTCTCCGGCTGCACGGATTTCCGTGCTGGCAAAGATCGCCGGACTATTGCCCACGCAAACCCGGCGTTCCGAGGAAAGCCAGAATTTCCAGCAGTTTTCGACGCCGGTTCCGCTCGGCCTTGCCGCTCTGACGGCTGCCGCGATCACGCCTGATGACAGGGTTCTGGAACCATCGGCTGGCACCGGCCTTCTCGCGATTCTGGCGCAAACCATCGGCGGCTCGCTGATCCTCAACGAACTGGCCGATACCCGCGCCGATCTGCTGGCCCAGCTCTTTCCGGCCTTTGCCGTCACCCGGTTCGACGCCGCCCAGATCAACGATCATCTGGCCGCAGATGCCGTCCCGTCCGTGGTACTGATGAACCCGCCATTCTCGGTCATGGCAAATGTCAGCGGGCGTGTCGCTGATGCGGCCTACCGCCATGTTGCCTCGGCGCTGGCCCGTCTTGCCCCCGGTGGCCGCCTTGTGACGATCACCGGCGCAGGCTTTGGCCCCGAGGCTCCGGCCTGGCGGGACGCGTTCATCCGCTTGCAGGCGCGTGGCCGTGTGGTGTTCACCGCCGCCGTTGATGGCGCGGTCTATGCAACGCACGGCACCACAATCGACACGCGGCTGACAGTGATCGACAAGCTGCCCGCCGACGATCCGGCGAGTTTTCCGACCTCACCGGGAATTGCACCCGATATTGCCAAGCTGATCGGATGGATCGAGGCGCATGTCCCGCAGCGTTCGCCTGTCTCCTTGCCGAAGATCGTGGCGTCCGCTCCGACCGCCGCGCCGAAAACCGTGCGGGGCTATCTGGCCCGCGCGATAGCGGCGCGACCTGCCGCGGCTCCCGCCAATGATCCCGAGGGCGTCGAACTTGCCTATGAGACCGTGGACTGGACCCCACCGGAAGGCGCTCGCCTGTCCGATGCCATCTATGAGGAATATGCGCTGCAATCGCTGCGCATTGCTGGCGCGCAGCCGCATCCGACCAAGCTGGTGCAATCCGCCGCCATGGCTTCGGTCGCACCGCCCAAACCGTCCTACCGGCCCATCCTGCCCGCCGACATCTGCGCGCGTCTGTCGGACGCCCAGCTCGAAACGGTGATCTACGCCGGTGAAGCCCATGCCGATCATCTCGCGGGTGCCTGGACCGTGGACGAGCATTTCGACAATGTGAGCGCCGCGCCGGAGGATGCTGAAGGATCGATCCGCTTCCGCCGGGGCTTCATGCTCGGTGACGGAACCGGCGCTGGCAAGGGTCGCCAGTCTGCCGCCATTATTCTCGACAACTGGCTGCGCGGTCGGCGCAAGGCGATCTGGATCTCCAAATCCGACAAGCTGATCGAGGATGCGCAGCGCGACTGGTCGGCGCTCGGCATGGAACGGCTGCTGGTCACGCCGCTGTCACGCTTCCCTCAAGGCGCAAAGATCACGCTGTCGGAAGGCATCCTTTTTACCACCTATGCCACGCTTCGCTCCGACGACCGGGGCGAGAAGGTTTCGCGCGTCAAGCAGATCGTCGAATGGTTGGGGGCCGATTTCGATGGAGTCATTGTATTCGACGAGAGCCATTCCATGCAGAATGCCGGTGGCGGAAAAGGCGAACGCGGTGATGTTGCCGCCTCGCAGCAGGGACGTGCCGGCTTGCGGCTGCAGCACGCGCTGCCCGACGCCCGCGTGGTCTATGTCTCGGCGACCGGTGCCACCACCGTCCACAATCTCGCCTATGCGCAGCGCCTCGGCCTCTGGGGCAGCGATGATTTTCCGTTCCAGACCCGCGCCGAGTTCGTCGAGGCGATCGAAGCCGGCGGCGTTGCGGCGATGGAGGTGCTGGCGCGCGATCTGCGGTCCCTCGGCCTCTATACCGCCCGCTCACTCTCCTACGATGGCGTCGGATATGAACTGATCGAGCATCAGCTCACGGAGGAACAGCGGCACATCTACGACTCATATGCTGCCGCCTTCGCCGTGATTCATGGGAATCTGGACGCGGCCATGGAAGCCGCCAACATCACCGGCAGCGAGGGCACGCTGAACCGGCAGGCCAAGTCTGCGGCGCGTTCGGCCTTTGAAAGCACCAAGCAGCGCTTCTTCGGCCATCTGCTGACCTCCATGAAAACCCCGACCTTGATCCGGTCCATCGAGGCCGATCTGGAAGCGGGCCTTGCCGCCGTCATCCAGATCGTCTCGACCGGCGAAGCCCTGATGGAACGGCGGCTTTCCGAGATCCCGACCGAGGAATGGAACGATATTTCCGTCGATGTCACGCCGAGGGAGTATGTCGGCTCGTATTTGCAACATTCCTTCCCGGTGCAGCTTTATGAGCCGTTCAGCGATGGCGAGGGGAACCTGTCGTCACGCCCCGTCTTCCGCGATGGTCAGCCGGTGGAATGCCGCGAAGCCGTGGCCCGGCGCGACGAGATGCTGGAGCAACTCGGTTCGCTTCCGCCTGTCCCCGGTGCGCTCGACCAGATCGTGCAGCGCTTCGGCACGGATATTGTGGCAGAGGTCACGGGCCGCTCACGCCGGATCGTGCGCAAGGGCGATGGGGCATCGGCACGTCTTGCGGTCGAGAACCGTGCGCCTTCCGCCAACCTTGCCGAGACGTCGGCCTTCATGGATGACCAGAAGCGCGTTCTGGTCTTCTCTGATGCCGGTGGCACGGGTCGCAGCTATCACGCCGAACTCTCGGCGAAAAACCAGCGGTTGCGTGTGCATTACCTGCTGGAACCGGGCTGGAAGGCCGATGCCGCCATCCAGGGGCTGGGCCGCACCAACCGGACCAATCAGGCGCAGCCGCCGCTGTTCCGGCCCATCGCCACGGATGTCAAAGCCGAGAAGCGCTTCCTTTCAACTATCGCCCGCCGCTTAGACACGCTGGGCGCGATCACCCGCGGCCAGCGCCAGACCGGCGGCCAAGGGCTGTTCTGTCCCGAGGACAATCTGGAATCCGCCTATGCCCGCGATGCGTTGCGCCAGCTCTATCTGCTGATCGTGCGCGGCAAGGTCGAGGGTTGCTCGCTCGAACGGTTTGAATCCGCTACCGGCCTGAAGCTGATGGACTCGACCGGCATCAAGGACGAACTGCCGCCGATCACCACCTTTCTCAACCGCCTGCTGGCGCTGACCATCGAGTTGCAGGGCATCCTGTTCTCGGCCTTCGAGCAGCTTCTGCAGGCGCGGATCGACGGGGCGATTGCATCCGGCACCTATGACATGGGGCTGGAAACGCTGAAGGCCGAAAGCTTCATCGTCACGGACCGGCAGGTGATCCACACCCATCCGGGCACCGGCGCGGAAACTCGGCTCCTGACCCTCACCGAGCGCAAGCGCAATCAGCCGGTCACGCTCGATGCAGTCTTGGCTGAACTGGATGATCCCCGCGCAAGATTGCTCATCAACGAGCGATCCGGTCGCGCCGCCGTGCAGATCACGACCACCAGCGTCATGCTGGATGATGGCGAGATCGAACGGCGTGTGCGGCTGATCCGGCCCATGGAGGCGATGAACATTCCGGTGCGGGCGATGGGCGAGACCCATTGGATCGAGGCCGGCCGTGCCGCCTTCACCGCGGCCTGGAAGGCGGAACTGGCCGAGGTGCCCGAGTTCACCGACAGCATCCTGCATATGGTGACAGGTTTGCTTCTGCCAATCTGGAAACGCCTGCCGCAGGACTCCTCCCGCGTCTATCGGCTCCAGACCGACGAGGGCGAGCGCATCATCGGTCGCCGGGTATCGCCGGCTTGGGCTGCCAATGCTTCGGCCAGTGGCGTCACCCGCAGCCTGACACCGGATGCCGCCTATGCCGCGCTGATCGAAGGTCGCACGATCCTTGATCTCGCCGAAGGGCTGCAACTGCGCCGCGTCCGGGTCATGGGCGCTAACCGCATCGAACTGACCGGCTTTACTGACGCAATGCGCGACCGGCTGCGGGCCTATGGCCTCTTCAGCGAGATAATCTCCTGGAAACTGCGCTTCTTCGTGCCGGTCGATGCGACGGGACCGGAGATCACCGGCAAACTGCTTGACCGCTTCCCGGTTGAACGCATCGGTGAGCGGGAGGCCGCATAA
- a CDS encoding DUF7146 domain-containing protein has translation MAHLNASELAQRLGRQAEAVCRHYLSNGRKQGNYWQVGDVRNTAGRSMFVRLHDSVKGIAGKWQDSATGEYGDLLDVIRDSLGLIDFADVAEEARRFLSLPHPEPQPPSRPSRTPAPSGSSEAARRLWRMTQPLIGSIAEAYLRGRGITDLRQTANLRFHPNCYWRPEGDGPTETWPAMIAAVTDLDGRITGAHRTWLAPDGSGKAPVDPPRKAMGDLLGHAVRFGDTRDVMAAGEGIETILSLRQALPTMPMVSALSAGHLAAILFPPHLRRLYIVRDNDPAGDSARDSLVDRAHEVGIETITLSPMMGDFNEDLTTHGLEAVRAEIRVKIAPEDVSRFMASSA, from the coding sequence ATGGCGCATCTCAACGCTTCCGAACTGGCGCAGCGTCTCGGCCGGCAGGCCGAGGCAGTGTGCCGGCACTATCTTTCGAATGGTCGCAAACAGGGCAACTACTGGCAGGTTGGAGATGTCCGAAACACGGCTGGCCGATCCATGTTCGTCCGGCTGCACGACAGCGTGAAAGGCATTGCCGGTAAATGGCAGGACTCGGCCACGGGTGAATATGGCGATCTGCTGGACGTGATCCGGGACTCGCTCGGTCTGATCGACTTCGCAGACGTTGCCGAAGAAGCCCGGCGCTTCCTCAGCCTGCCGCATCCTGAACCGCAGCCGCCATCCCGTCCGTCCCGAACGCCGGCACCATCGGGATCATCCGAGGCCGCACGACGCCTCTGGCGCATGACGCAGCCGCTGATCGGCAGTATCGCAGAAGCGTATTTACGCGGACGCGGCATTACGGATTTACGCCAGACCGCAAATCTGCGCTTCCATCCCAATTGCTACTGGCGGCCTGAGGGCGATGGCCCGACCGAAACATGGCCCGCCATGATCGCCGCCGTCACTGACCTCGATGGCAGGATCACCGGCGCACACCGCACATGGCTGGCCCCGGACGGTTCCGGCAAGGCGCCTGTCGATCCGCCGAGGAAGGCAATGGGCGACCTGCTCGGACATGCAGTGCGTTTCGGTGATACGCGGGACGTCATGGCAGCAGGGGAAGGTATCGAAACCATCCTGTCGCTGCGTCAGGCTCTGCCCACCATGCCGATGGTTTCCGCACTCTCGGCCGGACACCTCGCGGCCATCCTGTTCCCGCCGCACCTGCGCAGGCTCTATATCGTCCGCGACAACGATCCGGCAGGTGACAGCGCCCGTGATAGCCTGGTGGACCGGGCGCACGAGGTCGGGATCGAGACCATCACGCTCTCGCCCATGATGGGGGACTTCAACGAAGACCTCACAACTCACGGGCTGGAAGCTGTTCGGGCAGAGATCCGGGTGAAAATCGCTCCCGAGGACGTCAGCCGCTTCATGGCTTCAAGTGCATAG
- a CDS encoding DUF2493 domain-containing protein, protein MYAHDDFEPDHRTSPTGHAIEELELYGYRPSEDEADPRITPEDHVIQGAVSDIFDALISTMADTSLDFDLDEILWSTVNTFHRAVERIETKLDDNEQAQKRLQREQDGSEVKSVQLETLIGAGQSLIERRDSMETFRDTAADIYLRTIGTPWSQRSGSRVNHRQMTSAMIDSRDFIAAKRRADNEVLLPAGPKIAFSGGDTTDHRTIWAKLDQVHAKHPDMVLMHGGSPKGAERIAATWANNRKVAQVAFKPDWAKHAKAAPFKRNDQMLATMPIGVIIFPGTGIQDNLADKARKMGIPVYRFGTGSA, encoded by the coding sequence ATGTACGCGCACGACGATTTCGAACCCGATCACCGCACGTCCCCGACCGGCCACGCCATCGAAGAACTCGAACTCTACGGCTACCGCCCCTCGGAAGACGAGGCCGATCCCCGGATCACACCCGAAGATCACGTCATCCAGGGCGCAGTCTCCGACATCTTCGACGCTCTGATTTCCACCATGGCCGACACCAGCCTCGATTTCGACCTCGACGAAATCCTCTGGTCCACCGTCAACACCTTCCACCGCGCTGTCGAGCGGATCGAGACCAAACTCGACGATAACGAGCAGGCACAGAAGCGCCTTCAGCGCGAACAGGATGGCAGCGAGGTCAAATCCGTCCAGCTCGAAACCCTGATCGGCGCGGGCCAAAGCCTGATCGAGCGCCGCGACAGCATGGAAACCTTCCGCGATACCGCCGCCGACATCTATCTGCGCACCATCGGAACGCCCTGGTCACAACGCTCCGGGTCACGGGTCAACCATCGCCAGATGACTTCGGCCATGATCGACAGCCGCGACTTCATCGCCGCAAAACGCCGGGCTGACAACGAGGTGCTGCTGCCCGCCGGACCAAAGATCGCCTTCTCGGGTGGAGACACCACCGATCATCGGACGATCTGGGCCAAGCTCGATCAAGTCCACGCCAAGCACCCGGACATGGTGCTGATGCACGGCGGATCGCCCAAGGGTGCGGAACGCATCGCGGCCACCTGGGCCAATAACCGCAAGGTCGCACAGGTCGCTTTCAAACCCGACTGGGCGAAACATGCCAAGGCAGCACCCTTCAAGCGCAACGACCAGATGCTCGCCACGATGCCGATCGGAGTCATCATCTTCCCCGGCACGGGCATTCAGGACAACCTGGCCGATAAGGCCCGCAAGATGGGCATCCCGGTCTATCGCTTCGGGACCGGCAGCGCGTGA
- a CDS encoding DUF3800 domain-containing protein: MIDVDEIRNPQIQMFGLTGADTVYTFYHDETNNIRKLHVGEQGLNVPELKTFVLGGVVHEGPQRPLDLSSLRQVMRIQPSAHEIKLKHVAKGEFLDILKSSKLTAFLQWIADNDLMLHYHELDPLYWSVVDVIDSILPELGNSMLIEYHALLKSDFAEIVRHELPFVVDLFRRYDYPDIVPQNREPFLNELIDLVERNAGLLDEGMNAMMLKGVLQAGRSLDELAFIEGFSARKLIEDFSAFYRNRVAVFKNSKHIMDMETEIRDAFEDVQLSCNGEPFTNYLFSDSHSEAGIQLSDIAVGVIGKMHTYLSQTSAEEVDRERAALTGAALENAELLRDLIDNSNAANRAFLHHVASLHDIDKLDRFLRFADGRYA; this comes from the coding sequence ATGATTGATGTCGACGAAATACGTAATCCACAAATTCAGATGTTCGGGCTGACAGGGGCAGACACCGTCTACACGTTTTACCATGACGAGACGAACAACATCCGCAAGCTTCATGTCGGCGAGCAGGGGCTAAACGTCCCCGAGCTGAAAACATTTGTTCTCGGCGGCGTTGTTCATGAAGGACCGCAGCGCCCACTGGACCTTTCGTCGCTTCGCCAGGTTATGCGCATTCAGCCTTCAGCGCATGAGATCAAACTTAAACATGTCGCGAAGGGTGAATTCCTTGACATCCTTAAATCGAGCAAGTTAACCGCGTTTTTGCAGTGGATCGCCGACAACGACCTGATGCTGCACTATCACGAGCTTGATCCCTTGTACTGGTCGGTTGTCGATGTGATCGACTCCATTTTGCCAGAACTCGGGAACTCAATGCTGATTGAATATCATGCACTCTTGAAAAGCGATTTCGCAGAAATCGTCAGGCATGAGCTGCCGTTTGTGGTCGATCTGTTCCGCCGGTATGATTATCCGGATATCGTTCCGCAGAACCGAGAGCCGTTTCTGAACGAGCTGATCGATCTTGTTGAAAGAAATGCGGGCCTTCTTGATGAAGGGATGAATGCAATGATGCTCAAGGGCGTCCTGCAGGCAGGCCGTTCTCTGGATGAGCTTGCGTTTATCGAAGGGTTTTCCGCGCGTAAACTGATTGAAGATTTCAGCGCCTTTTATCGCAACCGTGTAGCCGTTTTCAAAAATTCTAAGCACATCATGGACATGGAAACAGAAATCCGTGATGCTTTCGAGGACGTGCAGCTTTCCTGTAATGGCGAGCCTTTCACTAATTACCTATTTTCAGATTCGCACTCGGAAGCCGGAATTCAGCTCTCGGACATTGCAGTCGGCGTGATTGGCAAGATGCATACTTATCTGTCCCAAACATCGGCGGAAGAGGTCGACAGAGAACGTGCGGCCCTGACTGGAGCTGCTCTGGAAAATGCCGAATTGCTCCGCGACCTGATCGATAATTCCAATGCCGCCAATCGGGCGTTTCTACATCACGTTGCCAGCCTACATGACATTGATAAACTGGATCGGTTTCTTCGCTTTGCCGATGGTCGATATGCATAG